One segment of uncultured Tolumonas sp. DNA contains the following:
- a CDS encoding chemotaxis protein CheX — protein sequence MRAEFVNPFLLSLMNVMSTMAQLELKPGAPRKKSDDVARGDVSGLIGMVGPQTKGSFSITFDKALALEVMRRMLGEAPSTINEEVTDMVGEITNMVTGGAKRILGEKGYDFDMATPIVVSGANHTISHKGNAPKILMPFECEFGNATIEICFE from the coding sequence ATGCGCGCAGAATTTGTTAATCCGTTTCTGTTATCGTTAATGAATGTGATGAGCACTATGGCTCAACTCGAACTAAAACCGGGAGCCCCTCGGAAAAAGAGTGATGATGTCGCCAGAGGTGATGTTTCCGGCTTGATCGGCATGGTAGGCCCACAAACTAAGGGCTCATTTTCCATTACGTTTGATAAAGCTTTAGCTCTCGAAGTTATGCGCAGAATGCTTGGTGAGGCACCGAGTACTATCAATGAAGAAGTAACCGACATGGTGGGTGAAATTACCAACATGGTAACAGGTGGCGCCAAGCGTATTCTGGGTGAAAAAGGCTATGATTTTGATATGGCCACACCAATTGTGGTTTCTGGTGCTAACCACACCATCAGCCACAAAGGTAATGCACCGAAGATCCTGATGCCGTTTGAATGTGAATTCGGTAACGCGACTATTGAGATCTGTTTTGAGTGA